In one Nicotiana tomentosiformis chromosome 6, ASM39032v3, whole genome shotgun sequence genomic region, the following are encoded:
- the LOC104088436 gene encoding antimicrobial ginkbilobin-2-like protein, with product MASSRIISSLYFLSYIAILVQTVVSTDPLFHFCSKSGNFTANSYYAKNLKNLLGDLYLKTPPTGFSTSSIGQTPDQTYGLSLCRGDVSSTNCKSCVVDASEELGKRCPYDKEAIIWYDNCLLKYSYNDFLGKIDNTYKFYMWNVRVVNKPESFNAKTKELLGSLVETAYKKQNLYASGDMELIGDQYEKLYGLVQCTRDLSSEDCKKCLEGIITEIPSCCDGKEGGRVVGGSCNFRYEIYPFVNTN from the coding sequence ATGGCTTCCTCAAGAATAATCTCTTCTCTATATTTCCTTTCGTATATTGCAATTCTTGTACAGACGGTGGTTTCCACTGATCCACTCTTCCATTTTTGTTCAAAATCTGGAAACTTCACAGCCAATAGTTACTATGCAAAAAACTTGAAAAATCTCTTAGGTGATCTTTACTTAAAAACACCCCCAACAGGGTTCTCAACTAGTTCAATCGGGcaaactcccgatcaaacttatggaCTTTCTTTATGTCGCGGCGATGTTTCAAGCACTAATTGTAAGTCCTGTGTAGTAGATGCAAGTGAAGAACTTGGTAAACGTTGTCCTTACGATAAAGAAGCGATCATATGGTACGATAATTGCCTTCTTAAATATTCGTACAATGATTTTCTAGGAAAAATTGATAATACGTACAAGTTTTACATGTGGAATGTTCGTGTTGTGAATAAGCCAGAATCTTTTAATGCAAAGACTAAAGAATTGTTGGGAAGTTTAGTTGAAACGGCTTATAAAAAGCAGAATTTATATGCAAGTGGAGATATGGAGCTAATTGGAGATCAGTATGAGAAATTGTATGGATTGGTTCAATGCACAAGGGATCTTTCTAGTGAAGACTGCAAAAAATGTCTCGAGGGTATTATTACTGAAATTCCAAGCTGTTGTGATGGAAAAGAAGGTGGAAGAGTTGTCGGGGGAAGCTGTAACTTTAGATATGAAATCTATCCTTTTGTTAATACTAATTAA